One window of the Chiloscyllium plagiosum isolate BGI_BamShark_2017 unplaced genomic scaffold, ASM401019v2 scaf_11553, whole genome shotgun sequence genome contains the following:
- the LOC122547599 gene encoding uncharacterized protein LOC122547599: MVEVADPEGHSMLVHQPWTMKDLEIAYGQLPDQREVGGNKFTDEVTKFCTEFHPTSHEMRRLLGRNWVPMIAKIKYNWPAVNIHARSTDLQAEENGDLNAFAATMATACRQAFPVRMDMTKIAMCKQREGETVSQYLTSLTEVHNVHSGLRPPDDKTTAEITVYEAHLRTSFINGMKDEIAKKVKGTCFTWDTGKLNLIEPHAIHAEKLLTQEKDKQKLKIEQQAHKAQLTMM, translated from the coding sequence ATGGTTGAAGTTGCAGATCCAGAAGGGCACTCAATGCTGGTCCACCAACCATGGaccatgaaggatttggaaaTAGCCTATGGGCAGTTGCCTGACCAACGCGAGGTTGGAGGCAATAAGTTCACTGATGAGGTGACAAAGTTCTGTACCGAGTTCCATCCTACGTCACATGAGATGAGACGTCTCTTGGGACGAAACTGGGTGCCGATGATCGCCAAAATCAAGTATAACTGGCCAGCTGTAAACATCCATGCCAGATCAACCGACCTGCAAGCAGAAGAGAACGGAGACTTAAATGCTTTTGCTGCAACGATGGCAACCGCCTGTAGGCaggcattcccagtgcgaatggacatgaccaaaatagcaatgtgtaaacaacgagaaggtgagacagtgtcccagtatcTTACgagcctcactgaagtccataacgtCCATAGTGGACTGAGACCACCTGATGACAAAACGACGGCAGAAATCACTGTGTACGAAGCACACCTGAGGActagcttcatcaatggaatgaaggatgaaATAGCGAAAAAGGTAAAAGGCACATGTTTTACCTGGGATacaggaaagctgaatttgatagaaccaCATgcaatacatgctgaaaaattgcttacccaagagaaggataagcAGAAATTAAAGATTgaacagcaagcacataaagctcagcttactatgATGTAA